The window atgtttcccatgccaataaatcccttccattgaaattgagagatagagagagaccttGATATCTTGTATTTTCTGCTTTTCAAATGCGTCTATTGTCTCCTCCAGTTGTCGTGTCGTGCGCGTGGCGTCCATTGTGGCTCTCTGCAGGTCACTTTCAGCCTGTTGTCACGACGACACAATGCCACACATAACATACACTTCAAATCATTTTCATAAATGGCTATttgactaaataaataaatatatatatatatatatgtctcaaGATAAAGAGATTACAGTCCAGTATAGTCATTTATTTCACCAATCATACATCTCCAGAGATCTCACAGCCGATTCAGGAGAAAGACACCCACCTGGGACTGTTGGTATCATTAAGGGAATTAGGACATTAGCAATTATATAAATAACTAAATCCTCTTTCACCTCTCTTTTAATATAGTTATGAATAACAGTGACAGCAATCAACATACTAGTGTTTAGACTCATCCCTACTAGTGTTTAGACTCATCCCATTGACCTTACTAGTGTTTAGTCTCATCCCTACTAGTGTTTAGACTCATCCCATTGACCTTACTAGTGTTTAGTCTCATCCCTAATAGTGTTTAGACTCATCCCATTGACCTTACTAGTGTTTAGTCTCATCCCTACTAGTGTTAAGACTCATCCCATTCACCTTACTAGTGTTTAGTCTCATCCCATTGACCTTACTAGTGTTTAGTCTCATCCCTACTAGTGTTTAGACTCATCCCATTGACCTTACTAGTGTTTAGTCTCATCCCATTGACCTTACTAGTGTTTAGACTCATCCCATTGACCTTACTAGTGTTTAGTCTCATCCCTACTAGTGTTTAGTCTCATCCCATTGACCTTACTAGTGTTTAGTCTCATCCCATTGACCTTACTAGTGTTTAGTCTCATCCCTACTAGTGTTTAGTCTCATCCCTACTAGTGTTTAGACTCATCCCATTGACCTTACTAGTGTTTAGTCTCATCCCTACTATTGTTTAGACTCATCCCATTGACCTTACTAGTGTTTAGACTCATCCCTACTAGTGTTTAGTCTCATCCCTACTAGTGTTTAGTCTCATCCCATTGACCTTACTAGTGTTTAGTCTCATCCCATTGACCTTACTAGTGTTTAGTCTCATCCCTACTAGTGTTTAGACTCATCCCATTGACCTTACTAGTGTTTAGTCTCATCCCTACTAGTGTTTAGTCTCATCCCATTGACCTTACTAGTGTTTAGTCTCATCCCTACTGGTGTTTAGACTCATCCCATTGACCTTACTAGTGTTTAGTCTCATCCCTAATAGTGTTTAGACTCATCCCATTGACCTTACTAGTGTTTAGTCTCATCCCTAATAGTGTTTAGACTCATCCCATTGACCTTACTAGTGTTTAGTCTCATCCCATTGACCTTACTAGTGTTTAGTCTCATCCCTACTAGTGTTAAGACTCATCCCATTTACCTTACTAGTGTTTAGTCTCATCCCATTGACCTTACTAGTGTTTAGTCTCATCCCATTCACCTTACTAGTGTTTAGTCTCATCCCTACTAGTGTTTAGTCTCATCCCATTCACCTTACTAGTGTTTAGTCTCATCCCTACTAGTGTTTAGTCTCATCCCATTGACCTTACTAGTGTTTAGACTCATCCCATTGACCTTACTAGTGTTTAGACTCATCCCTACTAGTGTTTAGACTCATCCCTACTAGTGTTTAGGCTCATCCCATTGACCTTACTAGTGTTTAGACTCATCCCTACTAGTGTTTAGACTCATCCCTACTAGTGTTTAGACTCATCCCTACTAGTGTTTAGACTCATCCCATTGACCTAACTAGTGTTTAGTCTCATCCCTACTAGTGTTTAGTCTCATCCCATTGACCTTACTAGTGTTTAGTCTCATCCCATTGACCTTACTAGTGTTTAGACTCATCCCATTGACCTTACTAGTGTTTAGTCTCATCCCATTGACCTTACTAGTGTTTAGTCTCATCCCATTGACCTTACTAGTGTTTAGTCTCATCCCTACTAGTGTTTAGTCTCATCCCATTGACCTTACTAGTGTTTAGACTCATCCCATTGACCTTACTAGTGTTTAGTCTCATCCCATTGACCTTACTAGTGTTTAGTCTCATCCCTACTAGTGTTTAGTCTCATCCCATTGACCTTACTAGTGTTTAGTCTCATCCCATTGACCTTACTAGTGTTTAGACTCATCCCATTGACCTTACTAGTGTTTAGACTCATCCCATTGACCTTACTAGTGTTTAGTCTCATCCCTACTAGTGTTTAGACTCATCCCATTGACCTTACTAGTGTTTAGACTCATCCCATTGACCTTACTAGTGTTTAGTCTCATCCCATTGACCTTACTAGTGTTTAGTCTCATCCCTACTAGTGTTTAGACTCATCCCATTGACCTTACTAGTGTTTAGACTAATCCCATTCACCTTACTAGTGTTTAGTCTCATCCCTACTAGTGTTTAGTCTCATCCCTACTAGTGTTTAGACTCATCCCATTGACCTTACTAGTGTTTAGTCTCATCCCTACTAGTGTTTAGTCTCATCCCATTGACCTTACTAGTGTTTAATCTCATCCCTACTAGTATTTAGTCTCATCCCATTGACCTTACTAGTGTTTAGACTCATCCCATTGACCTTACTAGTGTTTAGACTCATCCCTACTAGTGTTTAGACTCATCCCTACTAGTGTTTAGACTCATCCCATTGACCTTACTAGTGTTTAGACTCATCCCTACTAGTGTTTAGACTCATCCCTACTAGTGTTTAGACTCATCCCATTGACCTTACTAGTGTTTAGACTCATCCCTACTAGTGTTTAGACTCATCCCTACTAGTGTTTAGACTCATCCCTACTAGTGTTTAGACTCATCCCATTGACCTAACTAGTGTTTAGTCTCATCCCTACTAGTGTTTAGTCTCATCCTTACTAGTGTTTAGTCTCATCCCATTGACCTTACTAGTGTTTAGTCTCATCCCATTGACCTTACTAGTGTTTAGACTCATCCCATTGACCTTACTAGTGTTTAGTCTCATCCCATTGACCTTACTAGTGTTTAGTCTCATCCCTACTAGTGTTTAGTCTCATCCCATTGACCTTACTAGTGTTTAGACTCATCCCTACTAGTGTTTAGTCTCATCCCATTGACCTTACTAGTGTTTAGTCTCATCCCATTGACCTTACTAGTGTTTAGACTCATCCCATTGACCTTACTAGTGTTTAGACTCATCCCATTGACCTTACTAGTGTTTAGTCTCATCCCTACTAGTGTTTAGACTCATCCCATTGACCTTACTAGTGTTTAGACTCATCCCATTGACCTTACTAGTGTTTAGTCTCATCCCTACTAGTGTTTAGACTCATCCCATTGACCTTACTAGTGTTTAGTCTCATCCCTAATAGTGTTTAGTCTCATCCCATTGACCTTACTAGTGTTTAGACTCATCCCTACTAGTGTTTAGTCTCATCCCATTGACCTTACTAGTGTTTAGACTCATCCCATTGACCTTACTAGTGTTTAGTCTCATCCCATTGACCTTACTAGTGTTTAGTCTCATCCCTACTAGTGTTTAGACTCATCCCATTGACCTTACTAGTGTTTAGACTCATCCCATTCACCTTACTAGTGTTTAGTCTCATCCCTACTAGTGTTTAGTCTCATCCCTACTAGTGTTTAGTCTCATCCCATTGACCTTACTAGTGTTTAGACTCATCCCTACTAGTGTTTAGACTCATCCCTACTAGTGTTTAGTCTCATCCCATTGACCTTACTAGTGTTTAGACTCATCCCATTGACCTTACTAGTGTTTAGTCTCATCCCATTGACCTTACTAGTGTTTAGTCTCATCCCATTGACCTTACTAGTGTTTAGTCTCATCCCTACTAGTGTTTAGACTCATCCCTACTAGTGTTTAGTCTCATCCCATTGACCTTACTAGTGTTTAGACTCATCCCATTCACCTTACTAGTGTTTAGTCTCATCCCATTGACCTTACTAGTGTTTAGTCTCATCCCTACTAGTGTTTAGTCTCATCCCATTGACCTTACTAGTGTTTAGACTCATCCCTACTAGTGTTTAGTCTCATCCCATTGACCTTACTAGTGTTTAGTCTCATCCCATTGACCTTACTAGTGTTTAGTCTCATCCCTACTAGTGTTTAGTCTCATCCCATTGACCTTACTAGTGTTTAGTCTCATCCCTACTAGTGTTTAGACTCATCCCATTGACCTTACTAGTGTTTAGACTAATCCCATTCACCTTACTAGTGTTTAGTCTCATCCCTACTAGTGTTTAGTCTCATCCCTACTAGTGTTTAGTCTCATCCCTACTAGTGTTTAGACTCATCCCATTGACCTTACTAGTGTTTAGTCTCATCCCTACTATTGTTTAGACTCATCCCATTGACCTTACTAGTGTTTAGACTCATCCCTACTAGTGTTTAGACTCATCCCTACTAGTGTTTAGACTCATCCCATTGACCTTACTAGTGTTTAGACTCATCCCTACTAGTGTTTAGACTCATCCCTACTAGTGTTTAGACTCATCCCTACTAGTGTTTAGACTCATCCCATTGACCTTACTAGTGTTTAGACTCATCCCATTGACCTTACTAGTGTTTAGTCTCATCCCATTGACCTTACTAGTGTTTAGTCTCATCCCTACTAGTGTTTAGTCTCATCCCATTGACCTTACTAGTGTTTAGACTCATCCCTACTAGTGTTTAGTCTCATCCCATTGACCTTACTAGTGTTTAGTCTCATCCCATTGACCTTACTAGTGTTTAGACTCATCCCATTGACCTTACTAGTGTTTAGACTCATCCCATTGACCTTACTAGTGTTTAGTCTCATCCCTACTAGTGTTTAGACTCATCCCATTGACCTTACTAGTGTTTAGACTCATCCCATTGACCTTACTAGTGTTTAGTCTCATCCCTACTAGTGTTTAGTCTCATCCCATTGACCTTACTAGTGTTTAGACTCATCCCATTGACCTTACTAGTGTTTAGTCTCATCCCTACTAGTGTTTAGTCTCATCCCATTGACCTTACTAGTGTTTAGTCTCATCCCTACTAGTGTTTAGACTCATCCCATtgacacacgcatgcatacactAGGTGAATAACACTGTAGCCTAATAAATGATTGGTGTAGAGGGATGACAGGTGAGAGAGCGATAAGGATACGATGATCTGTCTGTCAGAGGGgtttctctgtctcattctctccaGCTGCTGCATCTGTTTAGACTCTCTGTTCCTGGCACTCTGGCTGGTCTTCAGGTCCTCCTGTCAATCACAGAGGTGCATGCTGGGGTTAGTGGATTAAATCATGGTGtctcaaatcacaccctattccctgtatagtgcactagttttgaccaggaaTCTACGGGCGCTGGACAAGAGTAGtgaactataaagggaatatagTGTCATTTGGGAACCACAATTATACATATTTCAATAAAATTACGATTTCAATTAAGATCACAGAAAGATCCAACCAACTGTAGAATACAGCCAGGCCACAGAAAGATCCAACCAACTGTAGAATACAGCCAGGCCACAGTAAGATCCAACCAACTGTAGAAGACAGCCAGGCCACAGAAAGATCCAACCAACTGTAGAATACAGCCAGGCCACAGTAAGATCCAACCAACTGTAGAATACAGCCAGGCCACAGAAAGATCCAACCAACTGTAGAATACAGCCAGGCCACAGTAAGATCCAACCAACTGTAGAATACAGCCAGGCCACAGTAAGATCCAACCAACTGTAGAATACAGCCAGGCCACAGTAAGATCCAACCAACTGTAGAATACAGCCAGGCCACAGTAAGATCCAACCAACTGTAGAATACAGCCAGGCCACAGTAAGATCCAACCAACTGTAGAATACAGCCAGGCCACAGAAAGATCCAACCAACTGTAGAATACAGCCAGTAAGATCCAACCAACTGTAGAATACAGCCAGGCCACAGTAAGATCCAACCAACTGTAGAATACAGCCAGGCCACAGAAAGATCCAACCAACTGTAGAATACAGCCAGGCCACAGTAAGATCCAACCAACTGTAGAATACAGCCAGGCCACAGTAAGATCCAACCAACTGTAGAATACAGCCAGGCCACAGTAAGATCCAACCAACTGTAGAATACAGCCAGGCCACAGAAAGATCCAACCAACTGTAGAATACAGCCAGGCCACAGTAAGATCCAACCAACTGTAGAATACAGCCAGGCCACAGTAAGATCCAACCAACTGTAGAATACAGCCAGGCCACAGAAAGATCCAACCAACTGTAGAATACAGCCAGGCCACAGTAAGATCCAACCAACTGTAGAATACAGCCAGGCCACAGTAAGATCCAACCAACTGTAGAATACAGCCAGGCCACAGAAAGATCCAACCAACTGTAGAATACAGCCAGGCCACAGTAAGATCCAACCAACTGTAGAATACAGCCAGGCCACAGAAAGATCCAACCAACTGTAGAATACAGCCAGGCCACAGTAAGATCCAACCAACTGTAGAATACAGCCAGGCCACAGAAAGATCCAACCAACTGTAGAATACAGCCAGGCCACAGAAAGATCCAACCAACTGTAGAATACAGCCAGGCCACAGTAAGATCCAACCAACTGTAGAATACAGCCAGGCCACAGTAAGATCCAACCAACTGTAGAATACAGCCAGGCCACAGAAAGATCCAACCAACTGTAGAATACAGCCAGGCCACAGTAAGATCCAACCAACTGTAGAATACAGCCAGGCCACAGTAAGATCCAACCAACTGTAGAATACAGCCAGGCCACAGAAAGATCCAACCAACTGTAGAATACAGCCAGGCCACAGTAAGATCCAACCAACTGTAGAATACAGCCAGGCCACAGTAAAACATGGATTTAAATGAATCACCAACATAATGGGTTTGAACTGCAGACAGTGACACAATACAACAGGCTAGGTCACCGCCCCCCACGGCTAGGTCACCGCCCCCCACGGCTAGGTCACCGCCCCCCACGGCTAGGTCACCGCCCCCCACGGCTAGGTCACCGCCCCCCACGGCTAGGTCACCGCCCCCCACGGCTTGGTCACCGCCCCCCACGGCTAGGTCACCGCCCCCCACGGCTTGGTCACCGCCCCCCACGTGGTTGGCTAGGTCACCGCCCCCCACGTGGTTGGCTAGGTCACCGCCCCCCACGTGGTTGGCTAGGACACCGCCCTCAAGTGGTTGGCTAGGACACCGCCCTCAAGTGGTTGGCTAGGACACCGCCCTCAAGTGGTTGGCTAGGTCCCTGCCCTCAAGTGGTTGGCAGGGGAATCTACATCAACAAGAGAAACAAGTCATGGTTGTTTCTCACATGCCATTGGCCAGAGGGGTATCCTACGAAGCAAGCTAGATATAATCAGGGGTTTCTAACGCTAACCAGCTTcggttagcttcacattccagctcaggcttcatccgtCCTACAACGGCGGACATTACTCGTCAGCCTGCCACTATCTCTGGCAGGCTTGTTACTGCGCGTGCATCTCACACGTGGCCAATCGAACGACAAACTCTtaattgagacaatgctgaaacgtCTGTCCATGGGTGAGTCAAGGCCACATTTTCATTGGTGaagaaatcaaaataaaataaaagttatCATGCAAATTCAGCAGTCTGAggtgtgaaataggcttttagaaATGCCGTCTTTATTGAATGACTTATCGTTAATGCCGTCTTTATTGAATGACTTATCGTTAATGCCGTCTTTATTGAATGACTTATCGTTAATGCCGTCTTTATTGAATGACTTATCGTTAATGCCGTCTTTATTGAATGACTTATCGTTAATGCCGTCTTCATTGAATGACTTATCGTTAATGCCGTCTTTATTGAATGACTTATCGTTAATGCCGTCTTTATTGTATGacttacagtggggcaaaaaagtatttagtcagccaccaattgtgcaagttctcccacttaaaaagatgagaggcctgtaattttcatcataggtacacgtcaactatgacagacaaaatgagaagaaaaaaaatccagaaaatcacattgtaggtttttttatgaatttatttgcaaattatggtggaaaatagaGACCTGGCAGCGtagtgccaggataacaacctctccctcaaagatgaggcagcctatagggaggaggtcagaggaggcagcctatagggaggaggtcagaggaggcagcctatagggaggaggtcagaggaggcagcctatagggaggaggtcagaggaggcagcctatagggaggaggtcagaggaggcagcctatagggaggaggtcagaggaggcagcctataaggaggaggtcagagacctgtcagtgtggtgccaggacaacaacctctccctcaacatcagcaagacaaaagagctgatggtggactacaggaaatggaaggCGGAACATGCCCCCgttcacatcaacagggctgtagtagagcaggtcgagagcttcaagttccttggtgtccacattgctaagaacctatcatggtccaaacacaccaacacagtcgtgaagaaagcatgacaacacctcttccctctcaggaggctgaaaagatttagcatgggcccCAGATCCTGAAAGAGTTATTTTTAGCTAAACGGGTCGCCGCTGcctcttgtatatagccatgctatcattgactcagtactggtaccttgtgTGTATAACCatgctatcattgacttggtactggtaccctgtgtgtaTAACatgctatcattgacttggtactggtaccttgtgtatatagccatgctatcattgacttggtactggtacctcctgtatatagccatgctatcattgactcagtactggtaccttgtgtatatagccatgctatcattgactcggtactggtaccccatgtatatagccatgctatcattgacttggtactggtaccttgtgtatatagccatgctatcattgacttggtactggtacccagtgtatatagccacgctatcattgacttggtactggtaccccatgtatatagccatgctatcattgacttggtactggtaccttgtgtatatagccatgctatcattgacttggtactggtaccttgtgtatataaccatgctatcattgactcggtactggtaccccatgtatatagccatgctatcattgacttggtactggtaccttgtgtatatagccatgctatcattgacttggtactggtaccttgtgtatatagccatgttatcattgacttggtactggtaccccatgtatatagccatgctatcattgacttggtactggtaccccatgtatatagccatgctatcattgacttggtactggtaccccgtgtgtatatagccatgctatcattgactcagtactggtaccttgtgtatatagacatgttatcattgacttggtactggtaccccatgtatatagccatgctatcattgacttggtactggtaccccatgtatatagctatgctatcattgactcagtactggtaccccgtgtatatagccatgctatcattgactcagtactggtaccccgtgtatatagctatgccatcattgactcagtactggtaccccgtgtatatagccatgctatcattgacttggtactggtaccccatgtatatagccatgctatcattgacttggtactggtaccccatgtatatagccatgctatcattgacttggtactggtacccagtgtatatagccatgctatcatTGACTGGTACCCCGTGTGTATATAGCTAtgctatcattgactcagtactggtaccccgtgtgtatatagccatgctattgtTGCTCATTGTGTATTTCTTCCTTgtgttacaattttttttatattatttgtttttatttcattttgtattttattgtactctgcattgttgggaagggtccacaagtaagcatttcactgatagtctacacctgtttacgaagcatgtggcaattaaaaatgttatttgagggagggaatctgatttcattggtcctgaACTTATGgctcagtcatttcattcaggaTAAGTGGAGTTAGCCGTGTGCCCCAGAACAGGACCGTTCTGAAGGATTTGTTGCCATGgaaatgtacctggctaaaaggtgagctACTTTCATATGACCGGTTATCccgagttgaactcagagttgaccaaagttataTTGACACTTCTCAGGGTATCTGCAAGATTAGGGGGAAGAGATAGCAAAAAGGGGTCCCATATTGTATAGAAATCTCCTTTGTTCCTAAATATAGCACTAATTTTCTCCAGTGGTAACACTTTGAAGATCTCACAATACACTGATTTATTGTTGGTGGGTGATCTTTTATCCAGTTAAGGAGAATGCATTTGCAGGCCacaaataatacttttttaaGAAGATTAAGCTGTGCTTAAGTactaactcctcaaacctgctCGTATGATGATACCCCTCTGGTGTGCAACAGACTTAGCGGATAACTGTCACCCgaaacagtaggcctatacatCAGAACAGAAAAATGACCATATTAAAATAACAGCAGTCTTATCCAAATATGGGAAAGGACTGTATCTTACCCTTTTAAGTTTAACAACACTTCCATAGCTTTTCAAAGGCTCTACCACTTTGGCTTCAAGCCTCTCCACCTGCAAATACATTTGGAATATCAAAGTTATTTAGTTAATTCATTCCTGTGAGGATTTGAAATCATAGGCAGCTAGATTAGAACACAAAATACCTGCAGATGAAACATTATCAATAGAAGTACGTACTATTTTCAATAACAACCATATTTATATTATGCATCCATTATGATAAATGATTATTAGGCAAAACTATGGTGTGTAGGCTTACCTCTGCTTGACGATAATCCTGAACTTTGGCAAGGTTGTCTGCAAACTGTTTCATACCCCTCTGCAGATTTGGCGTTTCTGTCTCCGCATAGATGCTGATCTCTCTGACCAGTAGGTCTGCCTTGTCGCGTAACCTCGCCGTTTTACGCACGTAGGCGGCGAACAGCTGGCACATCTCTCCAAAGTGCTTCTCTGTGTTGGTGATGTTCTGCTGGATCTGTCTGGTCTGGCTGTCTCTGTGACGGGAACATCCaggtaactttagctagctagatagctaatctGGTTAAAGTTGACTAAATTACATAGCTAGCCTAACTATCATATAAACACAGCTTCAACTTTAGCTTGATAGCAATCAAGCTAAAGCAATAGCTAGACAGCTAGTTAAATAATTGAAGaaaaggttagctagctaacaaatcaCTAAAAAGTTATATAAATCAAGAATTTTGCAGAATGTCTAACGTCTTTACGACAGCTAACGTTAGTTTGCTTTGTCTTGCATGTTGTAAACATGCCTTACCTTGCCCTTGCATCCGGAGTTCGGCTCATAACTATACAATAAAAGGTGGTAATGTGATTCAGTATAAAACAATGCTACGAGGCAGATAAGCTACTGATCCAGCAattaggtaacgttagctagctaacgggtGAGTGTGATTGATTTGCTCGGGTAATAAGCTAGCAAGCTTCACGTCCGGGAGCCGTTGCCATGGAGTTTATTTTTTCCGGTTAAAGTATGATGGGAAATGGAGTCACCCACTATGTACTCCGTCACTGCCTACATTTTATGGACGTCAACTGCATgtgtgaattttttatttttcttatttttacaaAAAAATTCTAACTTTTTTAAACAATTAATTTGTTATTCTAGTTATTTCAGAAGTATCATCATTAGTTGGTTTTAGTCTACACAACCCCTTATAATAACAGATGGGGATATTGCCTTTAATTAATTCTTGAATTATATCTAGTGGAACTAACGTTACTCTCCAGCACTTTTTAAAAGCCTTATTTTATTTCACAATGTACACCATTTAAAACGACCAAACTCCATTCGCAACAGtgttcagttggtaagagacagacattcagtcaatactaggaatagattgtccaccatctgtCTATTCCCGGCAGAAAATAGAAATAAGCAAAATAACATTTAGATTCAGAGCAATGAATAATGGTATCAACCCAATCAGAACTagattttccccacaaaagggctttattacagatagaaatactcctcatttcatcagctgtccgggtggctggtctcagacgttcCCCGCAGGcgaagaagccgaatgtggaggtcctgggctggtgtggttacacgtggtctgttgttgtgaggccggttggacatactgccaagttccctaaaacgatgttggaggcggcatatggtagaaaaataaacattcaattatctgacaacagctctggtggacattcctgcagtcagcatgtcaagtGCACTGCTCCCTcaaatcttgagacatctgtggcattgtgttgtatggcaacattgcacattttaaagtggccttttattgcccccaaggtgcatctgtgtaatgacagccacacctgtctggtggatggattatcttggcaaaggagacattttcactaacagggatgtaaacaaatatgtgcacaacatttgagagaaatcagctttttgtgcgtatggaacatttctgggattttttatttcagcactttacatgttgcgtttatgtttttgttcagtatagttttagcCATTTGTGACATTTAAGGAAAGTTGGCAGGtcggtgcacagtgcactgttcggatgctggaattattttggatgAACGTGCGAAGGTAACCTACTTTTGGATtggatttgtttgacaatcagattaaacatatgttttgttgtgttcataccccattaaaaggtaatacattttataGTTTAAATTATGTCTttactaaaaaaaaaacattgaaaaaaaattgtTGCATGCGCTTCCtgtgaaacccccccccccccccccccgccccataTGGAAATCAAATACCCGTCCAACTGATTCGTTCTGGCTCTGGCccttagggttaggataaggatGAACCAAGGAACTGGAATAGTACTAACCATGGCAGGTCCGTCGTCTATAGGCGTTTGACTACGGTTAGTGCTATtcgggatccttgggatgtcTCTACCCTAAAGCCCttaacccataaccctaaccttaacccttaacccctacccaGACCGcaagcaattttttttatttcaacttcAATGCGGTAATGTCAGAgttgggacatcccaaggattccCGGATAGCAAGGACCGTTTGACTCTAGGCagaggtactgtacagtatataatga is drawn from Salmo trutta unplaced genomic scaffold, fSalTru1.1, whole genome shotgun sequence and contains these coding sequences:
- the cibar1 gene encoding CBY1-interacting BAR domain-containing protein 1 isoform X1 yields the protein MSRTPDARARDSQTRQIQQNITNTEKHFGEMCQLFAAYVRKTARLRDKADLLVREISIYAETETPNLQRGMKQFADNLAKVQDYRQAEVERLEAKVVEPLKSYGSVVKLKREDLKTSQSARNRESKQMQQLERMRQRNPSDRQIISQAESDLQRATMDATRTTRQLEETIDAFEKQKIQDIKKIFGEFLTVEMSFHAKALEAYTTAYQSIHNVDEEEDLEVFRSLLHPPDYQSRLEIVRANSKTSLNLTASTLSKTGTLQQSLTPSRQRRREEEGDDEDVDDEEEDDDLEEVTDDE
- the cibar1 gene encoding CBY1-interacting BAR domain-containing protein 1 isoform X2, with translation MSRTPDARARDSQTRQIQQNITNTEKHFGEMCQLFAAYVRKTARLRDKADLLVREISIYAETETPNLQRGMKQFADNLAKVQDYRQAEVERLEAKVVEPLKSYGSVVKLKREDLKTSQSARNRESKQMQQLERMRQRNPSDRQIISQAESDLQRATMDATRTTRQLEETIDAFEKQKIQDIKKIFGEFLTVEMSFHAKALEAYTTAYQSIHNVDEEEDLEQSLTPSRQRRREEEGDDEDVDDEEEDDDLEEVTDDE